A single Desulfovibrio piger DNA region contains:
- a CDS encoding transposase, producing the protein MGDTRSLAHTKGNCKYHIVVAPGIAARFFMERKSEPQAKFSRKLCEWKGGNIIKAECCPDLVRMLPEIPPKTSVSGVMG; encoded by the coding sequence GTGGGTGACACCAGAAGTTTAGCCCATACAAAAGGGAACTGCAAATATCATATCGTAGTTGCGCCTGGCATCGCCGCCAGGTTTTTTATGGAGAGAAAAAGCGAGCCGCAGGCGAAATTTTCGCGTAAACTGTGTGAATGGAAAGGGGGCAACATCATCAAGGCCGAGTGCTGCCCTGACCTTGTCCGCATGCTGCCCGAAATTCCCCCCAAAACGAGTGTCTCTGGAGTTATGGGATAG
- a CDS encoding ATP-binding protein — protein sequence MFRSFRARIFWAILLVAAVAAGLSLWLTREWLEERQLDEARTGLLREARVAGELMLRGENDLAALTRVLDLPDLRLSLLDADGRVLAETGGVSPEGMDNHGDRPEVVQARSGGEGYSLRASGTLHRNFAYAARRLPDGRVLRLALPLDSVNLLIQKRLHVFAPMILLAVVLAVVLAAFISGAMRRSLGQMVDVVSAISRGRLQRRLRRLPGTEFAPLAEAVNRMADSIGEQVRIASDKTAQLESVLNTMSDGVLVLGPQGRIRRCNGAFARLFPQVTDMAGSPVIEVIPSPELQDAVDALLRSAQVARTASGSGDEDLDVPRSLRQVQLHLGGRAFSVLISLPVLADARLGAVLVFRDISDLMQLERIRSDFVANVSHELRTPLTAIQGYAETLLSMDSPEQAQHFAAIIYRHSCSLARMLEDLLVLARLEGQGGALELCPTECAATLEEAGSLCQSRLQERSLRLEGHLEELPLVLADDRLLTLVFRNLLENACRYAEEGTAIRVTGRVEGDDVVIRVVDDGATIPADDLPRIFERFYQVERHRGQNSTGLGLAICKHVIERHGGRIWAESPAEDGSTAIIFTLRRADAPRTPAQE from the coding sequence GTGGCCGCGGTGGCCGCAGGGCTCTCCCTGTGGCTGACGCGTGAATGGCTGGAAGAGCGCCAGCTCGACGAGGCGCGCACCGGCCTGCTGCGCGAGGCGCGCGTGGCGGGCGAGCTGATGCTGCGCGGCGAAAACGATCTGGCGGCCCTGACCCGTGTGCTCGACCTGCCCGACCTGCGCCTTTCCCTGCTGGATGCCGACGGCAGGGTGCTGGCGGAGACCGGCGGCGTTTCGCCCGAAGGCATGGACAACCACGGCGACCGGCCCGAAGTGGTGCAGGCCCGCAGCGGGGGGGAAGGCTATTCCCTGCGTGCCAGCGGCACCCTGCACAGGAATTTTGCCTATGCGGCCCGCCGCCTGCCTGACGGGCGCGTTTTGCGCCTGGCCCTGCCGCTGGACAGCGTGAACCTGCTCATCCAGAAGCGCCTGCACGTCTTCGCGCCCATGATCCTGCTGGCCGTGGTGCTGGCCGTGGTGCTGGCCGCCTTCATCTCCGGCGCCATGCGGCGTTCCCTGGGACAGATGGTGGACGTGGTCTCGGCCATTTCCCGCGGCCGCCTGCAACGCCGCCTGCGCCGTCTGCCGGGCACGGAATTCGCCCCCCTGGCCGAGGCCGTGAACCGCATGGCCGACAGCATCGGCGAACAGGTGCGCATCGCCTCGGACAAGACCGCCCAGCTGGAAAGCGTGCTCAACACCATGAGCGACGGCGTGCTCGTCCTGGGCCCGCAGGGCCGCATCCGCCGCTGCAACGGCGCCTTTGCCCGTCTCTTCCCCCAGGTGACCGACATGGCGGGCAGCCCGGTCATCGAGGTGATCCCCTCGCCCGAACTGCAGGATGCCGTGGATGCCCTGCTGCGTTCGGCCCAGGTGGCGCGTACCGCCTCCGGCAGCGGTGACGAGGATCTGGACGTGCCCCGTTCCCTGCGCCAGGTGCAGCTGCATCTGGGCGGCCGGGCCTTTTCGGTGCTCATTTCCCTGCCCGTGCTGGCCGATGCCCGCCTGGGCGCGGTGCTGGTCTTCCGCGACATCAGCGATTTGATGCAGCTGGAACGCATCCGCAGCGATTTCGTGGCCAATGTCTCCCATGAGCTGCGCACGCCGCTGACCGCCATCCAGGGCTATGCCGAGACCCTGCTCAGCATGGATTCCCCGGAACAGGCGCAGCACTTCGCGGCCATCATCTACCGGCACAGCTGTTCCCTGGCCCGCATGCTGGAAGACCTGCTGGTGCTGGCCCGTCTGGAAGGCCAGGGTGGCGCCCTGGAGCTTTGTCCCACGGAATGCGCCGCCACCCTGGAGGAGGCGGGCAGCCTGTGCCAGAGCCGCCTGCAGGAACGCAGTCTGCGTCTGGAAGGGCATCTGGAAGAGCTGCCCCTCGTGCTGGCCGACGACCGCCTGCTGACGCTGGTGTTCCGCAACCTGCTGGAGAACGCCTGCCGCTATGCCGAGGAGGGCACGGCCATCCGCGTCACGGGCCGGGTGGAAGGTGACGACGTGGTCATCCGCGTGGTGGACGACGGCGCCACCATCCCCGCGGACGACCTGCCGCGCATCTTCGAGCGCTTCTATCAGGTGGAACGCCATCGCGGGCAGAACTCCACGGGCCTGGGACTGGCCATTTGCAAACATGTGATCGAACGGCACGGCGGCCGCATCTGGGCTGAAAGCCCGGCCGAGGACGGCAGCACGGCCATCATCTTTACCCTGAGGCGCGCGGACGCCCCCCGGACGCCCGCGCAGGAGTAG
- a CDS encoding dicarboxylate/amino acid:cation symporter, which translates to MAAKVGDFSLILKLLGGIIIGALLGLYIGENAEGSLRHVMDVVVSLRHIFGQIIFFLVPLVIVGFITPAIVRLGQNASKILLVAVGLAYISSLGAALFSMISGYCIIPNLSIATSTETLRSLPEMVFRLDIPPLFSVMSALVLALTMGVAIVWTRSETLGKIFCEMERIMTALVNRIMIPILPFFVGLSFLGLAYEGSLSRHLPVFIMMVLIVIVGHFIWLAVLYGIGGALSGRNPSQVFRHYAPAYLTAVGTMSSAATLPVALECARKSPVLSRTMVEFMVPLGATVHLCGSVLTETFFVMTISLMLYGSLPSVGTMLLFCVLLGIFAVGAPGVPGGTVVASLGIVTGVLGFDPNGVALLIAIFALQDSFGTACNVTGDGALTLMLEGLFNRNGELGPLQDVAPAEKV; encoded by the coding sequence ATGGCTGCTAAGGTCGGCGATTTTTCCCTTATTCTCAAATTGTTGGGCGGTATCATCATCGGTGCCCTGCTTGGTCTGTACATCGGCGAGAACGCCGAAGGTTCCCTGAGGCACGTCATGGATGTGGTGGTCTCCCTGCGCCACATCTTCGGCCAGATCATCTTCTTCCTGGTGCCCCTGGTCATCGTGGGCTTCATCACGCCCGCCATCGTGCGCCTGGGGCAAAACGCCAGCAAGATCCTGCTGGTGGCCGTGGGCCTGGCCTACATCTCCTCGCTGGGCGCGGCCCTGTTCTCCATGATCTCCGGCTACTGCATCATCCCCAACCTCTCCATCGCCACCAGCACCGAGACCCTGCGCTCCCTGCCCGAGATGGTCTTCCGCCTGGACATCCCGCCGCTGTTCAGCGTCATGAGCGCCCTGGTGCTGGCCCTGACCATGGGCGTGGCCATCGTCTGGACCAGGTCCGAGACCCTGGGCAAGATCTTCTGCGAGATGGAACGCATCATGACCGCCCTGGTCAACCGCATCATGATCCCCATCCTGCCCTTCTTCGTGGGCCTGTCCTTCCTGGGCCTGGCCTATGAGGGCTCCCTCAGCCGGCATCTGCCCGTGTTCATCATGATGGTGCTCATCGTCATCGTGGGCCACTTCATCTGGCTGGCCGTGCTCTACGGCATCGGCGGCGCCCTGTCCGGCCGCAATCCCTCGCAGGTCTTCCGCCACTACGCGCCTGCCTACCTGACCGCCGTGGGCACCATGTCCAGCGCCGCCACCCTGCCCGTGGCCCTGGAATGCGCCCGCAAGTCCCCCGTCCTCAGCCGTACCATGGTGGAATTCATGGTGCCCCTGGGGGCCACCGTGCACCTGTGCGGCTCCGTGCTGACCGAGACCTTCTTCGTCATGACCATCAGCCTGATGCTCTACGGCTCCCTGCCGTCCGTGGGCACCATGCTGCTCTTCTGCGTGCTGCTGGGCATCTTCGCCGTGGGCGCCCCCGGTGTGCCCGGCGGTACCGTGGTGGCGTCGCTGGGCATCGTGACCGGCGTGCTGGGCTTCGACCCCAACGGGGTGGCCCTGCTCATCGCCATCTTCGCCCTGCAGGACAGCTTCGGTACGGCCTGCAACGTGACCGGCGACGGCGCCCTGACCCTGATGCTGGAAGGCCTGTTCAACCGCAATGGCGAACTGGGGCCCTTGCAGGACGTGGCCCCGGCGGAAAAGGTCTAG
- a CDS encoding TusE/DsrC/DsvC family sulfur relay protein, whose translation MAEISFQGKTFEVDEDGFLLRFDDWCPEWMEFVKESEGIAEITPDHQKILDFLQDYYKKNGIAPMVRILSKNTGYKLKEVYELFPSGPGKGACKMAGLPKPTGCV comes from the coding sequence ATGGCTGAAATTAGCTTTCAGGGCAAAACCTTCGAAGTTGATGAAGACGGCTTCCTGCTCCGTTTCGACGACTGGTGCCCGGAATGGATGGAATTCGTGAAGGAATCCGAAGGTATCGCTGAAATCACTCCTGACCACCAGAAGATCCTGGACTTCCTGCAGGACTACTACAAGAAGAACGGTATCGCTCCCATGGTCCGTATTCTTTCCAAGAACACCGGCTACAAGCTGAAAGAAGTGTACGAACTGTTCCCCTCCGGCCCCGGCAAAGGCGCCTGCAAAATGGCTGGCCTGCCCAAGCCCACCGGCTGCGTGTAG
- a CDS encoding LarC family nickel insertion protein, with amino-acid sequence MTEPFQMQHLFLDCSHGMSGDMTLASLAHLGVDLSPLPDLLAQAGVACRLEVWREERGGGPGCRVEVGWEAEGQPLRHPADIAAIFAAVPVPDRVRRRALAVLEALTLAEAEAHGIAPEKVHFHEVGAVDTLVDILGACWALDRLGVERVTACALPWFGGSITCAHGEIPLPAPATANLMRGLPVHPTDAKTELVTPTGAALARVLVDEFVDGPAGRLLALGTGYGARPAPTGLRAWLVEGREPRQADHGRGGDEDVMQLECHLDHLTGEELGTALEMLAAADGVLDVLWLPGTGKKNRPAGLLRVLCRPADTEDVARAVLRHTHTLGLRRQLLQRLVLPRRATTCTCGGTGLPAKEYEVEGRWYVRPEADAVARQAAALGLGAPALRFGRK; translated from the coding sequence ATGACGGAGCCATTTCAGATGCAGCATCTTTTTCTTGATTGCAGTCACGGCATGAGCGGGGACATGACCCTGGCCTCCCTTGCCCATCTTGGTGTGGACCTTTCCCCCCTGCCGGACCTGCTGGCACAGGCGGGCGTGGCCTGCCGCCTGGAGGTCTGGCGGGAAGAACGGGGCGGCGGGCCCGGCTGCCGGGTGGAGGTCGGCTGGGAGGCGGAGGGCCAGCCCCTGCGGCACCCGGCGGACATCGCCGCCATCTTCGCCGCCGTGCCCGTGCCGGACAGGGTGCGCCGCAGGGCCCTGGCCGTGCTGGAGGCCCTGACCCTGGCCGAGGCCGAGGCCCACGGCATCGCCCCCGAAAAGGTCCACTTCCATGAGGTGGGCGCCGTGGACACCCTGGTGGACATCCTGGGGGCCTGCTGGGCCCTGGACCGGCTGGGCGTGGAGCGGGTGACGGCCTGTGCGCTGCCCTGGTTCGGGGGCAGCATCACCTGCGCCCACGGCGAGATCCCCCTGCCGGCGCCCGCCACGGCCAACCTCATGCGCGGCCTGCCCGTGCATCCCACCGATGCCAAGACGGAACTGGTGACCCCCACCGGCGCGGCCCTGGCCCGTGTGCTGGTGGACGAGTTCGTGGACGGTCCGGCAGGCCGTCTGCTGGCCCTGGGCACGGGCTACGGCGCACGTCCGGCCCCCACCGGCCTGCGGGCCTGGCTCGTGGAGGGCCGGGAGCCCCGGCAGGCCGATCACGGCCGGGGAGGCGACGAGGACGTGATGCAGCTGGAATGCCATCTCGACCATCTGACCGGCGAGGAACTGGGCACGGCCCTGGAAATGCTGGCCGCCGCCGACGGCGTGCTGGACGTGCTCTGGCTGCCGGGCACGGGCAAGAAGAACCGGCCCGCGGGCCTGCTGCGGGTGCTCTGCCGCCCCGCCGATACGGAAGACGTCGCCCGGGCCGTCCTGCGCCACACGCACACCCTGGGCCTGCGGCGCCAGCTGCTGCAGCGCCTGGTGCTGCCCCGCAGGGCCACGACCTGCACATGCGGCGGAACCGGCCTGCCCGCCAAGGAATACGAAGTGGAAGGCCGCTGGTATGTCCGGCCGGAGGCCGACGCCGTGGCCCGTCAGGCTGCGGCGCTGGGACTGGGGGCCCCGGCCCTGCGCTTTGGGAGAAAATGA
- a CDS encoding phosphate signaling complex PhoU family protein has protein sequence MVLQDYTPQHMLATLRTRLLVMYAQVDIALEEAARSYEKGEAVRAIAVCDGDTAIDALENEIDELCLRLMARIKPVAGDLRFVVAALRMVVDLERIGDEAVTVAEQTVLMEDVPGRRILTDEVCGMMQRAREAFMRAMDCFREGNGQEALALRNCEDEALQNEMRIVQRLLELLRQEEDKRPDPQLVMHTLLVVRALTRIWRRSVNLAEQVYFMQHGQSLKHSADKK, from the coding sequence ATGGTTCTTCAGGATTACACGCCCCAGCACATGCTGGCCACGCTGCGCACGCGCCTGCTGGTCATGTATGCGCAAGTGGACATCGCTTTGGAAGAGGCTGCGCGCTCCTATGAAAAGGGCGAGGCCGTGCGCGCCATCGCCGTCTGTGACGGTGATACGGCCATCGACGCCCTGGAAAACGAGATCGACGAGCTCTGCCTGCGCCTCATGGCCCGCATCAAGCCCGTGGCCGGTGATCTGCGCTTCGTGGTGGCCGCCCTGCGCATGGTGGTGGATCTGGAGCGCATCGGCGACGAGGCCGTGACCGTGGCCGAGCAGACCGTGCTCATGGAGGATGTGCCCGGGCGGCGCATCCTGACGGACGAGGTCTGCGGCATGATGCAGCGGGCCCGCGAGGCCTTCATGCGCGCCATGGACTGCTTCCGCGAAGGCAACGGGCAGGAGGCCCTGGCCCTGCGCAACTGCGAGGACGAGGCCCTGCAGAACGAGATGCGCATCGTGCAGCGCCTGCTGGAGCTGCTGCGGCAGGAAGAAGACAAACGCCCCGATCCCCAGCTGGTCATGCATACCCTGCTGGTAGTGCGTGCCCTGACCCGCATCTGGCGACGCTCCGTCAATCTGGCCGAGCAGGTCTACTTCATGCAGCACGGCCAGAGCCTCAAGCACAGTGCCGACAAGAAGTAA
- a CDS encoding serine dehydratase subunit alpha family protein, producing MSLSLADRQAILALLHQEVVPALGCTEPIAVALTAARAAEALGRTPERLDVAVSANLLKNGMGVMVPGTGEMGLAIAAAAGALGGKSALGLECLASLDPAQADAARAMVAAGAVELHLPDNDLLLYCLVTAHTAGHSAAAELRDSHDNITRVWQDGALVEDRRPAEAGEAAPADWPLTLARVYEFATTAPLEEISFILEAARMNRQVAEEGLSSQYGLGVGKSMDARVRRHILSDDLPTFAIRLTAAAADARMAGVMMPVMSNSGSGNQGITCTMPVVACAIRQESSDEELARALMMSHLTSIHIKHHLGRLSAHCGAMVAATAAGCGIALLLGGDLAVMERTIRNMVGNVAGMICDGAKSSCALKVATAVGAGIQAVMLALDGSVVPGNEGITDDDIEVCIANLGRLGSTGMKEADKVILDIMLRKS from the coding sequence ATGAGTCTGTCTCTTGCCGACAGGCAGGCCATCCTGGCCCTGCTGCATCAGGAAGTGGTGCCCGCCCTGGGCTGCACCGAACCCATCGCCGTGGCGCTGACCGCGGCCCGTGCCGCCGAGGCGCTGGGCCGGACGCCGGAACGCCTGGACGTGGCCGTCAGCGCCAATCTGCTCAAGAACGGCATGGGCGTCATGGTCCCCGGCACGGGCGAGATGGGCCTGGCCATCGCCGCCGCGGCCGGTGCCCTGGGCGGGAAGAGCGCCCTTGGCCTGGAATGCCTGGCCTCCCTCGACCCCGCGCAGGCCGACGCCGCCCGGGCCATGGTGGCCGCCGGGGCCGTGGAGCTGCACCTGCCGGACAACGACCTGCTGCTGTACTGCCTGGTGACGGCCCATACCGCCGGGCACAGCGCCGCCGCCGAGCTGCGCGACAGCCATGACAACATCACCCGCGTCTGGCAGGACGGGGCCCTGGTGGAAGACCGCAGGCCCGCGGAAGCCGGCGAGGCCGCGCCCGCCGACTGGCCCCTGACCCTGGCCCGGGTCTACGAATTCGCCACCACCGCGCCGCTGGAAGAGATCAGCTTCATCCTTGAGGCCGCGCGCATGAACCGCCAGGTGGCCGAGGAAGGCCTTTCCAGCCAGTACGGCCTGGGCGTGGGCAAATCCATGGATGCCCGGGTACGCAGGCACATCCTTTCCGATGACCTGCCCACCTTTGCCATCCGTCTGACCGCCGCCGCGGCCGACGCCCGCATGGCCGGGGTCATGATGCCCGTCATGAGCAATTCGGGCAGCGGCAATCAGGGCATCACCTGCACCATGCCCGTGGTGGCCTGCGCCATCCGGCAGGAAAGCAGCGACGAGGAACTGGCCCGCGCCCTGATGATGAGCCACCTCACCTCCATCCACATCAAGCATCACCTGGGCCGCCTTTCCGCCCATTGCGGTGCCATGGTGGCCGCCACGGCCGCCGGCTGCGGCATCGCCCTGCTGCTGGGCGGCGATCTGGCGGTCATGGAGCGCACCATCCGCAACATGGTGGGCAATGTGGCCGGCATGATCTGCGACGGTGCCAAGAGCAGCTGCGCCCTCAAGGTGGCCACCGCCGTGGGCGCGGGCATCCAGGCCGTCATGCTGGCCCTGGACGGCTCCGTGGTGCCCGGCAACGAAGGCATCACCGACGACGATATCGAAGTCTGCATCGCCAACCTGGGCCGCCTGGGCTCCACGGGCATGAAGGAGGCCGACAAGGTCATCCTGGACATCATGCTCAGGAAGTCCTAG
- the pstB gene encoding phosphate ABC transporter ATP-binding protein PstB: MATALSAQKINVYYGASHALQDVSLDFETGGVTALIGPSGCGKSTFLRCLNRMNDLIPGCRVEGRIMLDGEDVNQPRTNVVRLRQKVGMVFQKPNPFPKSIFENVAYGLRVNGVRDENLITEKVELALRRAALWNEVEDRLSSSALGLSGGQQQRLCIARALAVEPQVLLMDEPASALDPIATRKVEESIVELKEGLTIIIVTHSMQQAARISDRTAFFYMGRLVESDSTDVIFTRPSQKETEDYITGRFG, from the coding sequence ATGGCAACAGCACTTTCGGCGCAGAAGATCAACGTCTACTACGGCGCTTCCCACGCCCTGCAGGACGTCAGCCTGGATTTCGAGACCGGCGGCGTCACGGCCCTCATCGGCCCTTCCGGCTGCGGCAAGTCCACGTTCCTGCGTTGTCTCAACCGCATGAACGACCTGATCCCCGGCTGCCGGGTGGAAGGCCGCATCATGCTGGACGGCGAGGACGTCAACCAGCCCCGCACCAATGTGGTGCGTCTGCGGCAGAAGGTGGGCATGGTCTTCCAGAAGCCCAACCCCTTCCCCAAGAGCATCTTCGAGAACGTGGCCTACGGCCTGCGCGTCAACGGCGTCAGGGACGAGAACCTCATCACCGAGAAGGTGGAGCTGGCCCTGCGCCGCGCCGCCCTCTGGAACGAAGTGGAAGACCGCCTTTCCTCCTCGGCCCTGGGCCTTTCCGGCGGCCAGCAGCAGCGTTTGTGCATCGCCCGCGCCCTGGCCGTGGAACCGCAGGTGCTGCTCATGGACGAGCCCGCCAGCGCCCTGGACCCCATCGCCACCCGCAAGGTGGAAGAGAGCATCGTGGAGCTCAAGGAAGGCCTGACCATCATCATCGTGACCCACAGCATGCAGCAGGCGGCCCGCATCTCCGACAGGACGGCCTTCTTCTACATGGGCCGTCTGGTGGAAAGCGACAGCACGGACGTCATCTTCACCCGTCCGTCCCAGAAAGAGACGGAAGACTACATCACAGGCAGGTTCGGTTAA
- a CDS encoding CBS and ACT domain-containing protein — protein sequence MLVENWMATNVIAVKPDTSLLKCRNLLKEHQIRRLPVVDDQNRVVGIISDRDVKGASPSKATALEVHEMQYLLAELKAKDIMTAKPVTIKPWDSVEQAAILMMDKRFGGLPVVAEDNKLVGIITDQDIFKLLINITGARVPGMQFAFELPDTPGSMRVIFDTLRKHSARIISVLSYYLDGDKRQVYVRIRSVDDKAVEDALVKDLEATGTLLLAAPYDVAG from the coding sequence ATGCTCGTAGAAAACTGGATGGCCACCAACGTCATTGCCGTCAAGCCCGACACGTCCCTGCTGAAGTGCCGCAACCTGCTCAAGGAGCACCAAATCCGCCGCCTGCCCGTGGTCGACGACCAGAACCGGGTGGTGGGCATCATCTCCGACAGAGACGTCAAGGGCGCGTCGCCCTCCAAGGCCACGGCGCTGGAAGTGCATGAAATGCAGTACCTTCTGGCAGAGCTCAAGGCCAAGGACATTATGACCGCCAAGCCCGTCACTATCAAGCCCTGGGACAGCGTGGAACAGGCGGCCATCCTCATGATGGACAAAAGGTTCGGCGGCCTGCCTGTAGTCGCCGAAGACAACAAGCTGGTGGGCATCATCACCGACCAGGACATCTTCAAGCTGCTGATCAACATCACCGGCGCCCGCGTGCCCGGCATGCAGTTTGCCTTCGAGCTGCCCGACACCCCCGGCAGCATGCGCGTCATTTTCGATACCCTGCGCAAGCACAGCGCCCGCATCATCTCCGTGCTGTCCTATTATCTGGACGGCGACAAGCGTCAGGTCTATGTCCGCATCCGCAGCGTGGACGACAAGGCCGTCGAAGACGCCCTCGTCAAGGATCTGGAAGCCACCGGCACGCTGCTGCTGGCCGCGCCCTATGATGTGGCCGGTTAG